One genomic region from Heterodontus francisci isolate sHetFra1 chromosome 14, sHetFra1.hap1, whole genome shotgun sequence encodes:
- the tmem138 gene encoding transmembrane protein 138 isoform X1, with protein MLLSLISPKPLTSVSRCGLFRLLAKIGCPPKLLSIVTSFHDNMKGTIQHSGASSDPFPILSGVKQGCVLAPTLFGIFFSLLLSHAFKSSEEGIFLHTRSDGRLFNLARLRVKTKVRKVLIRKLLFAGNAALTSHMEECLQRLIDRFAAANNEFGLTISLRKTNIMGQDVRNAPSIKIGNHTLDVVQEFTYLGSTITSNLYLDAEINKRVGKASAAMSRLAKRVWENGALTWNTKVRVYQACVLSTLLYGSEAWTMYVSQERRLNSFHLRCFRRILGIRWQDCISNTQVLEAASIPSIYTLLSQRRLRWLGHVSRMADGRIPKNTLCSEYQTHRPSISPL; from the coding sequence atgttgctttcattgatctcaccaaagcctttgacctccgtcagcagatgtggtctcttcagactactagcaaagatcggatgtccaccaaagctactaagtatcgtcacctcattccatgacaatatgaaaggcacaattcagcatagcggtgcctcctcagacccctttcctatcctgagtggcgtgaaacagggctgtgttctcgcacctacactgtttgggatcttcttctcactgctgctctcacatgcgttcaagtcttcagaagaaggaattttcctccacacaagatcagatggcaggttgttcaaccttgctcgtctaagagtgaagaccaaagtacggaaagtcctcatcaggaaactcctctttgctggcaatgctgcattaacatcccacatggaagagtgtctgcagagactcatcgacaggtttgcggctgccaacaatgaatttggtctaaccatcagcctcaggaaaacgaacatcatgggacaggatgtcagaaatgctccatccatcaaaattggcaaccacactctggacgtggttcaagagttcacctacctaggctcaactatcaccagtaacctgtatctcgatgcagaaatcaacaaacgtgtgggaaaggcatccgctgctatgtccagactggccaagagggtgtgggaaaatggcgcactgacatggaacacaaaagtccgagtgtatcaagcctgtgtcctcagtaccttgctctacggcagcgaggcctggacaatgtatgtcagccaagagcgacgtctcaattcattccatcttcgctgcttccggagaatccttggcatcaggtggcaggactgtatctccaacacacaagtcctcgaagcagccagcatccccagcatatacaccctactgagccagcggcgcttgagatggcttggccatgtgagccgcatggcagatggcaggatccccaaaaacacattgtgtagcgagtatcagacccaccggccgtccatatctccgctttaa